A genomic stretch from Peromyscus eremicus chromosome 6, PerEre_H2_v1, whole genome shotgun sequence includes:
- the Csde1 gene encoding cold shock domain-containing protein E1 isoform X2 has translation MSFDPNLLHNNGHNGYPNGTSAALRETGVIEKLLTSYGFIQCSERQARLFFHCSQYNGNLQDLKVGDDVEFEVSSDRRTGKPIAIKLVKIKPEIHPEERINGQEVFYLTYTSEDVEGNVQLETGDKINFVIDNNKHTGAVSARNIMLLKKKQARCQGVVCAMKEAFGFIERGDVVKEIFFHYSEFKGDLETLQPGDDVEFTIKDRNGKEVATDVRLLPQGTVIFEDISIEHFEGTVTKVIPKVPSKNQNDPLPGRIKVDFVIPKELPFGDKDTKSKVTLLEGDHVRFNISTDRRDKLERATNIEVLSNTFQFTNEAREMGVIAAMRDGFGFIKCVDRDARMFFHFSEILDGNQLHIADEVEFTVVPDMLSAQRNHAIRIKKLPKGTVSFHSHSDHRFLGTVEKEATFSNPKTTSPNKGKDKEAEDGIIAYDDCGVKLTIAFQAKDVEGSTSPQIGDKVEFSISDKQRPGQQIATCVRLLGRNSNSKRLLGYVATLKDNFGFIETANHDKEIFFHYSEFSGDVDSLELGDMVEYSLSKGKGNKVSAEKVNKTHSVNGITEEANPTIYSGKVIRPLRGVDPTQIEYQGMIEIVEEGDMKGEVYPFGIVGMANKGDCLQKGESVKFQLCVLGQNAQTMAYNITPLRRATVECVKDQFGFINYEVGDSKKLFFHVKEVQDGIELQAGDEVEFSVILNQRTGKCSACNVWRVCEGPKAVAAPRPDRLVNRLKNITLDDASAPRLMVLRQPRGPDNSMGFGAERKIRQAGVID, from the exons ATGATGTTGAATTTGAAGTATCATCTGACCGACGGACTGGGAAACCTATTGCTATTAAATTGGTGAAGATAAAACCAGAAATACATCCTGAGGAACGAATTAATGGACAA GAAGTGTTTTATCTGACTTACACCTCTGAAGACGTGGAAGGGAATGTTCAGCTGGAAACTGGAGATAAAATTAACTTTGTAATTGATAACAATAAACA caCTGGTGCTGTAAGTGCTCGTAACAttatgcttttgaaaaagaaacaagctCGCTGTCAAGGAGTAGTTTGTGCCATGAAG GAGGCGTTTGGCTTTATTGAAAGAGGTGATGTTGTAAAAGAGATATTCTTTCACTATAGTGAATTTAAGGGTGACCTAGAAACCTTACAGCCTGGAGATGATGTGGAATTCACAATCAAGGACAGAAAT GGTAAAGAAGTTGCAACAGATGTCAGACTATTGCCTCAAGGAACAGTCATTTTTGAAGATATTAGCATTGAACATTTTGAAGGAACTGTAACCAAAGTTATCCCAAAAGTACCTAGTAAAAACCAG AATGACCCATTGCCAGGACGAATCAAAGTTGACTTTGTGATTCCTAAAGAACTTCCCTTTGGAGACAAAGACACAAAATCCAAAGTGACCCTGCTGGAAGGTGACCATGTTAGGTTTAATATTTCAACAGACCGACGTGACAAATTAGAACGAGCAACCAACATAGAGGTTCTATCAAATACATTTCAGTTCACTAATGAAGCCAGAGAAATG GGTGTGATTGCTGCCATGAGAGATGGTTTTGGTTTCATCAAGTGTGTGGATCGTGATGCTCGTATGTTCTTCCACTTCAGTGAAATTCTGGATGGGAACCAGCTCCACATTGCAGATGAAGTAGAGTTTACTGTGGTTCCT gATATGCTCTCTGCCCAAAGAAATCATGCTATTAGGATTAAAAAACTTCCCAAGGGCACGGTTTCATTCCATTCCCATTCAGATCATCGTTTTCTGGGCACTGTAGAAAAAGAAGCCACTTTTTCCAATCCTAAAACCACAAGCCCAAATAAAGGCAAAGACAAG gaGGCAGAAGATGGCATTATTGCCTATGATGACTGTGGGGTGAAACTGACTATTGCTTTTCAAGCCAAGGATGTGGAAGGATCTACTTCTCCTCAAATAGGAGATAAG GTTGAATTTAGTATTAGTGACAAACAGAGGCCTGGACAGCAGATTGCAACTTGTGTGAGACTTTTAGGTCGTAATTCTAACTCTAAAAGGCTCTTGGGTTATGTGGCAACTCTGAAAGATAATTTTGGATTTATTGAAACAGCTAATCATGATAAGGAAATATTTTTCCATTATAG tGAGTTCTCTGGTGATGTTGATAGCCTGGAACTGGGAGATATGGTTGAATACAGCTTGTCCAAAGGCAAAGGCAATAAAGTCAGTGCTGAGAAAGTAAACAAAACTCACTCAG TGAATGGCATTACGGAGGAAGCTAATCCCACCATCTACTCTGGTAAAGTCATTCGTCCTCTGAGAGGTGTTGATCCAACACAGATTGAGTACCAAGGAATGATTGAGATTGTGGAAGAGG GGGATATGAAAGGTGAAGTGTATCCATTTGGCATAGTTGGGATGGCCAACAAAGGGGATTGCCTACAGAAAGGGGAGAGTGTCAAGTTCCAGTTGTGTGTCCTTGGCCAAAATGCACAAACTATGGCCTACAACATCACACCCCTTCGTAGGGCCACTGTGGAGTGTGTGAAAGATCAG tttggCTTTATTAACTATGAAGTAGGAGATAGCAAGAAACTCTTTTTCCATGTGAAAGAAGTTCAGGATGGCATTGAGCTGCAGGCAGGAGATGAGGTGGAGTTCTCAGTGATTCTCAATCAGCGCACCGGGAAATGCAGTGCCTGTAATGTTTGGCGAGTCTG TGAAGGCCCCAAAGCTGTTGCAGCTCCTCGACCTGATCGATTGGTCAATCGCTTGAAGAATATCACCCTGGATGATGCCAGTGCTCCTCGTCTAATGGTTCTTCGTCAGCCAAGGGGACCAGATAACTCAATG GGATTTGGTGCAGAAAGAAAGATCCGTCAAGCTGGTGTCATTGACTAA
- the Csde1 gene encoding cold shock domain-containing protein E1 isoform X1 gives MSFDPNLLHNNGHNGYPNGTSAALRETGVIEKLLTSYGFIQCSERQARLFFHCSQYNGNLQDLKVGDDVEFEVSSDRRTGKPIAIKLVKIKPEIHPEERINGQVVCAVPHNLESKSPAAPGQSPTGSVCYERNGEVFYLTYTSEDVEGNVQLETGDKINFVIDNNKHTGAVSARNIMLLKKKQARCQGVVCAMKEAFGFIERGDVVKEIFFHYSEFKGDLETLQPGDDVEFTIKDRNGKEVATDVRLLPQGTVIFEDISIEHFEGTVTKVIPKVPSKNQNDPLPGRIKVDFVIPKELPFGDKDTKSKVTLLEGDHVRFNISTDRRDKLERATNIEVLSNTFQFTNEAREMGVIAAMRDGFGFIKCVDRDARMFFHFSEILDGNQLHIADEVEFTVVPDMLSAQRNHAIRIKKLPKGTVSFHSHSDHRFLGTVEKEATFSNPKTTSPNKGKDKEAEDGIIAYDDCGVKLTIAFQAKDVEGSTSPQIGDKVEFSISDKQRPGQQIATCVRLLGRNSNSKRLLGYVATLKDNFGFIETANHDKEIFFHYSEFSGDVDSLELGDMVEYSLSKGKGNKVSAEKVNKTHSVNGITEEANPTIYSGKVIRPLRGVDPTQIEYQGMIEIVEEGDMKGEVYPFGIVGMANKGDCLQKGESVKFQLCVLGQNAQTMAYNITPLRRATVECVKDQFGFINYEVGDSKKLFFHVKEVQDGIELQAGDEVEFSVILNQRTGKCSACNVWRVCEGPKAVAAPRPDRLVNRLKNITLDDASAPRLMVLRQPRGPDNSMGFGAERKIRQAGVID, from the exons ATGATGTTGAATTTGAAGTATCATCTGACCGACGGACTGGGAAACCTATTGCTATTAAATTGGTGAAGATAAAACCAGAAATACATCCTGAGGAACGAATTAATGGACAA GTTGTGTGCGCTGTTCCTCACAACTTAGAGAGTAAATCTCCAGCTGCCCCGGGTCAGAGTCCAACAGGGAGTGTATGCTACGAACGTAATGGG GAAGTGTTTTATCTGACTTACACCTCTGAAGACGTGGAAGGGAATGTTCAGCTGGAAACTGGAGATAAAATTAACTTTGTAATTGATAACAATAAACA caCTGGTGCTGTAAGTGCTCGTAACAttatgcttttgaaaaagaaacaagctCGCTGTCAAGGAGTAGTTTGTGCCATGAAG GAGGCGTTTGGCTTTATTGAAAGAGGTGATGTTGTAAAAGAGATATTCTTTCACTATAGTGAATTTAAGGGTGACCTAGAAACCTTACAGCCTGGAGATGATGTGGAATTCACAATCAAGGACAGAAAT GGTAAAGAAGTTGCAACAGATGTCAGACTATTGCCTCAAGGAACAGTCATTTTTGAAGATATTAGCATTGAACATTTTGAAGGAACTGTAACCAAAGTTATCCCAAAAGTACCTAGTAAAAACCAG AATGACCCATTGCCAGGACGAATCAAAGTTGACTTTGTGATTCCTAAAGAACTTCCCTTTGGAGACAAAGACACAAAATCCAAAGTGACCCTGCTGGAAGGTGACCATGTTAGGTTTAATATTTCAACAGACCGACGTGACAAATTAGAACGAGCAACCAACATAGAGGTTCTATCAAATACATTTCAGTTCACTAATGAAGCCAGAGAAATG GGTGTGATTGCTGCCATGAGAGATGGTTTTGGTTTCATCAAGTGTGTGGATCGTGATGCTCGTATGTTCTTCCACTTCAGTGAAATTCTGGATGGGAACCAGCTCCACATTGCAGATGAAGTAGAGTTTACTGTGGTTCCT gATATGCTCTCTGCCCAAAGAAATCATGCTATTAGGATTAAAAAACTTCCCAAGGGCACGGTTTCATTCCATTCCCATTCAGATCATCGTTTTCTGGGCACTGTAGAAAAAGAAGCCACTTTTTCCAATCCTAAAACCACAAGCCCAAATAAAGGCAAAGACAAG gaGGCAGAAGATGGCATTATTGCCTATGATGACTGTGGGGTGAAACTGACTATTGCTTTTCAAGCCAAGGATGTGGAAGGATCTACTTCTCCTCAAATAGGAGATAAG GTTGAATTTAGTATTAGTGACAAACAGAGGCCTGGACAGCAGATTGCAACTTGTGTGAGACTTTTAGGTCGTAATTCTAACTCTAAAAGGCTCTTGGGTTATGTGGCAACTCTGAAAGATAATTTTGGATTTATTGAAACAGCTAATCATGATAAGGAAATATTTTTCCATTATAG tGAGTTCTCTGGTGATGTTGATAGCCTGGAACTGGGAGATATGGTTGAATACAGCTTGTCCAAAGGCAAAGGCAATAAAGTCAGTGCTGAGAAAGTAAACAAAACTCACTCAG TGAATGGCATTACGGAGGAAGCTAATCCCACCATCTACTCTGGTAAAGTCATTCGTCCTCTGAGAGGTGTTGATCCAACACAGATTGAGTACCAAGGAATGATTGAGATTGTGGAAGAGG GGGATATGAAAGGTGAAGTGTATCCATTTGGCATAGTTGGGATGGCCAACAAAGGGGATTGCCTACAGAAAGGGGAGAGTGTCAAGTTCCAGTTGTGTGTCCTTGGCCAAAATGCACAAACTATGGCCTACAACATCACACCCCTTCGTAGGGCCACTGTGGAGTGTGTGAAAGATCAG tttggCTTTATTAACTATGAAGTAGGAGATAGCAAGAAACTCTTTTTCCATGTGAAAGAAGTTCAGGATGGCATTGAGCTGCAGGCAGGAGATGAGGTGGAGTTCTCAGTGATTCTCAATCAGCGCACCGGGAAATGCAGTGCCTGTAATGTTTGGCGAGTCTG TGAAGGCCCCAAAGCTGTTGCAGCTCCTCGACCTGATCGATTGGTCAATCGCTTGAAGAATATCACCCTGGATGATGCCAGTGCTCCTCGTCTAATGGTTCTTCGTCAGCCAAGGGGACCAGATAACTCAATG GGATTTGGTGCAGAAAGAAAGATCCGTCAAGCTGGTGTCATTGACTAA